ATAGGGTTCTCATCGTTTATTCCAATaacatcataaatttaaaaactattttgttattACTAACTTGAGAAATTCAACAGTAAATCCTCATATAACAAATAATCATGGTCAAGTTTAACGTAATTATGGTGTCTTTTGTTATCCTAGTTGTGGCGGGTACATGTATTCCTTCATTAGCTGTAGAGGAAAATGAGCCAAAAAGTTATGGGATCAATGTATTGTTAAAATCAGTCCAAAGTGTGCGCTCCAtatcatttctcaagtttttggaAATGGAGTTGCATCAGTTCCTTGTTGCCAGGAGCTTGTTCAAGAAGGAAAAGAGTGTTATGACAAACTTGTCAAATATATCGCAGACAGACCTAGTTTGATCGGAAATGAATCGAAATATTTACAGAAAAGAGATGAAGTATGGCTCACTGTGAGTCTGTTTCAAAAGGGTTATCACCGGCTTAATTATATTCTGACATAATTATATGTGGATTTTTGAttaaagtatatttattttcatacaacttgaaaataaaatcatttatatatgtgtgtcctatttaaatattttccttcttttggttctttttcgcttttacaatattttattaagaccccaaaaatatcaaaacaaacttACTGCATTTAAAATATCACTTGCAACAGGTTGCACAacgtttatatattaatattttggagtttaaaaaattacatatgtttttttatttagaattatttaaatacaatttgaaatataattaagaaaaatagcAAATACAAAAGTAGCCGCACCTCAAAACAGTGGCATGAATAATTTCTAATAAgacgatttttaattaaaagaactcattctaaaaatatatattcattcattAATTTACTTAAGTATATGTAttctatttatatgtttaatatagaACACATAAATGTTCTTGGGAagtatatatagtaattaaacTATTATGTAAGTTATAAACCGATAAAATCAAATATCGCaagcttagattttttttttaaaaaactcccaagtcaaaatttgaaaattagttttcatttttttaataaaatattatttgctaTACATAGTTTACATATTGTTTATGTGTAAAGAATTGAAATTCGTagattagttttgaaaattgaGTCATGTTTAATTCATAACCATCTCTGCATgaacatttataaaatgaaaaaaaaaattattctcaaGCATCCTATAtcacagaaaaagaaaacaaataatgtgAAAATCATTAGTTTAACTTCATAGTGATATATGTTGATATAtactcaaattttaatattacaatcATTTTTGAAACTAACCACATGTTAGACTGTACTTTTGGTTTTTGTTCGTAAGTTTATAAACAACCACcaaaatatatgttgatgacatctaaaatatctagtattttattaacTGGAACTGAAATACTTATATAACTTCTTTATGGTATGTTCAATTTCATATTACAGGAATCCTAATTTAATTGTCGTTAAATTATTAATCTAAGTAGTGATTAACTTCATCGAGAAAAATGTTACCTAACACATGTTAATGAATTAGAAAACCGTCTAAAGTAAATTTTTGTATCggaaataaatgtttaatattgaTTATCCGTATCTATAAATAGGGTTCTCATCGTTTATTCCAATaacatcataaatttaaaaactattttgttattACTAACTTGAGAAAATTCAACAGTAAATCCTCATATAACAAATAATCATGGTCAAGTTTAACGTAATTATGGTGTCTTTTGTTATCCTAGTTGTGGCGGGTACATGTATTCCTTCATTAGCTGTAGAGGAAAATGAGCCAAAAAAGTTATGGGATCAATGTATTGTTAAAATCAGTCCAAAGTGTGCGCTCCAtatcatttctcaagtttttggaAATGGAGTTGCATCAGTTCCTTGTTGCCAGGAGCTTGTTCAAGAAGGAAAAGAGTGTTATGACAAACTTGTTAAATATATCGCAGACAGACCTAGTTTGATCGGAAATGAATCGAAATATTTACAGAAAAGAGATGAAGTATGGGCTCACTGTGAGTCTGTTTCAAAAGGGTTATCACCGGCTTAATTATATTCTGACATAATTATATGTGGATTTTTAAttaaagtatatttattttcatacaacttgaaaataaaatcatttatatatgtgtgtcctatttaaatattttcctccttttggttctttttcgcttttacaatattttattaagaccccaaaaatatcaaaacaaacttACTGCATTTAAAATATCACTTGCAACAAGTTGCACAacgtttatatattaatattttggagtttaaaaaattacatatgtttttttttaaattatttaaatacaatttgaaatataattaagaaaaatagcAAATACAAAAGTAGCCGCACCTCAAAACAGTGGCATGAATAATTTCTAATAAGacgatttttaatttaaagaactcattctaaaaatatatattcattcattAATTTACTTAAGTATATGTAttctatttatatgtttaatatagaACACATAAATGTTCTTGGGAagtatatatagtaattaaacTATTATGTAAGTTATAAACCGATAAAATCAAATATCGCaagcttagatttttttttaaaactcccaagtcaaaatttgaaaattagttttcatttttttaataaaatattatttgctaTACATAGTTTACATATTGTTTTATGTGTAAAGAATTGAAATTCGTagattagttttgaaaattgaGTCATGTTTAATTCATAACCATCTCTGCATgaacatttataaaatgaaaaaaaaaattattctcaaGCATCCTATAtcacagaaaaagaaaacaaataatgtgAAAATCATTAGTTTAACTTCATAGTGATATATGTTGATATAtactcaaattttaatattacaatcATTTTTGAAACTAACCACATGTTAGACTGTACTTTTGGTTTTTGTTCGTAAGTTTATAAACAACCACcaaaatatatgttgatgacatctaaaatatctagtattttattaacTGGAACTGAAATACTTATATAACTTCTTTATGGTATGTTCAATTTCATATTACAGGAATCCTAATTTAATTGTCGTTAAATTATTAATCTAAGTAGTGATTAACTTCATCGAGAAAAATGTTACCTAACACATGTTAATGAATTAGAAAACCGTCTAAAGTAAATTTTTGTATCggaaataaatgtttaatattgaTTATCCGTATCTATAAATAGGGTTCTCATCGTTTATTCCAATaacatcataaatttaaaaactattttgttattACTAACTTGAGAAAATTCAACAGTAAATCCTCATATAACAAATAATCATGGTCAAGTTTAACGTAATTATGGTGTCTTTTGTTATCCTAGTTGTGGCGGGTACATGTATTCCTTCATTAGCTGTAGAGGAAAATGAGCCAAAAAAGTTATGGGATCAATGTATTGTTAAAATCAGTCCAAAGTGTGCGCTCCAtatcatttctcaagtttttggaAATGGAGTTGCATCAGTTCCTTGTTGCCAGGAGCTTGTTCAAGAAGGAAAAGAGTGTTATGACAAACTTGTCAAATATATCGCAGACAGACCTAGTTTGATCGGAAATGAATCGAAATATTTACAGAAAAGAGATGAAGTATGGGCTCACTGTGAGTCTGTTTCAAAAGGGTTATCACCGGCTTAATTATATTCTGACATAATTATATGTGGATTTTTGAttaaagtatatttattttcatacaacttgaaaataaaatcatttatatatgtgtgtcctatttaaatattttcctccttttggttctttttcgcttttacaatattttattaagaccccaaaaatatcaaaacaaacttACTGCATTTAAAATATCACTTGCAACAAGTTGCACAacgtttatatattaatattttggagtttaaaaaaattacatatgtttttttttaaattatttaaatacaatttgaaatataattaagaaaaatagcAAATACAAAAGTAGCCGCACCTCAAAACAGTGGCATGAATAATTTCTAAtaagatgatttttaatttaaagaactcattctaaaatatatattcattcattAATTTACTTAAGTATATGTAttctatttatatgtttaatatagaACACATAAATGTTCTTGGGAagtatatatagtaattaaacTATTATGTAAGTTATAAACCGATAAAATCAAATATCGCaagcttagattttttttaaaaaactcccaagtcaaaatttgaaaattagttttcatttttttaataaaatattatttgctaTACATAGTTTACATATTGTTTTATGTGTAAAGAATTAAAATTCGTagattagttttgaaaattgaGTCATGTTTAATTCATAACCATCTCTGCATgaacatttataaaatgaaaaaaaaaattattctcaaGCATCCTATAtcacagaaaaagaaaacaaataatgtgAAAATCATTAGTTTAACTTCATAGTGATATATGTTGATATAtactcaaattttaatattacaatcATTTTTGAAACTAACCACATGTTAGACTGTACTTTTGGTTTTTGTTCGTAAGTTTATAAACAACCACcaaaatatatgttgatgacatctaaaatatctagtattttattaacTGGAACTGAAATACTTATATAACTTCTTTATGGTATGTTCAATTTCATATTACAGGAATCCTAATTTAATTTTCGTTAAATTATTAATCTAAGTAGTGATTAACTTCATCGAGAAAAATGTTACCTAACACATGTTAATGAATTAGAAAACCGTCTAAAGTAAATTTTTGTATCggaaataaatgtttaatattgaTTATCCGTATCTATAAATAGGGTTCTCATCGTTTATTCCAATaacatcataaatttaaaaactattttgttattACTAACTTGAGAAAATTCAACAGTAAATCCTCATATAACAAATAATCATGGTCAAGTTTAACGTAATTATGGTGTCTTTTGTTATCCTAGTTGTGGCGGGTACATGTATTCCTTCATTAGCTGTAGAGGAAAATGAGCCAAAAAAGTTATGGGATCAATGTATTGTTAAAATCAGTCCAAAGTGTGCGCTCCAtatcatttctcaagtttttggaAATGGAGTTGCATCAGTTCCTTGTTGCCAGGAGCTTGTTCAAGAAGGAAAAGAGTGTTATGACAAACTTGTCAAATATATCGCAGACAGACCTAGTTTGATCGGAAATGAATCGAAATATTTACAGAAAAGAGATGAAGTATGGGCTCACTGTGAGTCTGTTTCAAAAGGGTTATCACCGGCTTAATTATATTCTGACATAATTATATGTGGATTTTTGAttaaagtatatttattttcatacaacttgaaaataaaatcatttatatatgtgtgtcctatttaaatattttccttcttttggttcttttcgcttttacaatattttattaagaccccaaaaatatcaaaacaaacttACTGCATTTAAAATATCACTTGCAACAGGTTGCACAacgtttatatattaatattttggagtttaaaaaaattacatatgtttttttttaaattatttaaatacaatttgaaatataattaagaaaaatagcAAATACAAAAGTAGCCGCACCTCAAAACAGTGGCATGAATAATTTCTAAtaagatgatttttaatttaaagaactcattctaaaaatatatattcattcattAATTTACTTAAGTATATGTAttctatttatatgtttaatatagaACACATAAATGTTCTTGGGAagtatatatagtaattaaacTATTATGTAAGTTATAAACCGATAAAATCAAATATCGCaagcttagatttttttttaaaaaactcccaagtcaaaatttgaaaattagttttcatttttttaataaaatattatttgctaTACATAGTTTACATATTGTTTTATGTGTAAAGAATTGAAATTCGTagattagttttgaaaattgaGTCATGTTTAATTCATAACCATCTCTGCATgaacatttataaaatgaaaaaaaaaaattattctcaaGCATCCTATAtcacagaaaaagaaaacaaataatgtgAAAATCATTAGTTTAACTTCATAGTGATATATGTTGATATAtactcaaattttaatattacaatcATTTTTGAAACTAACCACATGTTAGACTGTACTTTTGGTTTTTGTTCGTAAGTTTATAAACAACCACcaaaatatatgttgatgacatctAAAATATCTAGTATATTATTAACTGGAACTGAAATACTTATATAACTTCTTTATGGTATGTTCAATTTCATATTACAGGAATCCTAATTTAATTTTCGTTAAATTATTAATCTAAGTAGTGATTAACTTCATCGAGAAAAATGTTACCTAACACATGTTAATGAATTAGAAAACCGTCTAAAGTAAATTTTTGTATCggaaataaatgtttaatattgaTTATCCGTATCTATAAATAGGGTTCTCATCGTTTATTCCAATaacatcataaatttaaaaactattttgttattACTAACTTGAGAAAATTCAACAGTAAATCCTCATATAACAAATAATCATGGTCAAGTTTAACGTAATTATGGTGTCTTTTGTTATCCTAGTTGTGGCGGGTACATGTATTCCTTCATTAGCTGTAGAGGAAAATGAGCCAAAAAAGTTATGGGATCAATGTATTGTTAAAATCAGTCCAAAGTGTGCGCTCCAtatcatttctcaagtttttggaAATGGAGTTGCATCAGTTCCTTGTTGCCAGGAGCTTGTTCAAGAAGGAAAAGAGTGTTATGACAAACTTGTCAAATATATCGCAGACAGACCTAGTTTGATCGGAAATGAATCGAAATATTTACAGAAAAGAGATGAAGTATGGGCTCACTGTGAGTCTGTTTCAAAAGGGTTATCACCGGCTTAATTATATTCTGACATAATTATATGTGGATTTTTGAttaaagtatatttattttcatacaacttgaaaataaaatcatttatatatgtgtgtcctatttaaatattttccttcttttggttctttttcgcttttacaatattttattaagaccccaaaaatatcaaaacaaacttACTGCATTTAAAATATCACTTGCAACAGGTTGCACAacgtttatatattaatattttggagtttaaaaaaattacatatgttttttatttagattatttaaatacaatttgaaatataattaagaaaaatagcAAATACAAAAGTAGCCGCACCTCAAAACAGTGGCATGAATAATTTCTAAtaagatgatttttaatttaaagaactcattctaaaaatatatattcattcattAATTTACTTAAGTATATGTAttctatttatatgtttaatatagaACACATAAATGTTCTTGGGAagtatatatagtaattaaacTATTATGTAAGTTATAAACCGATAAAATCAAATATCGCaagcttagattttttttttaaaactcccaagtcaaaatttgaaaattagttttcatttttttaataaaatattatttgctaTACATAGTTTACATATTGTTTTATGTGTAAAGAATTAAAATTCGTagattagttttgaaaattgaGTCATGTTTAATTCATAACCATCTCTGCATgaacatttataaaatgaaaaaaaaaattattctcaaGCATCCTATAtcacagaaaaagaaaacaaataatgtgAAAATCATTAGTTTAACTTCATAGTGATATATGTTGATATAtactcaaattttaatattacaatcATTTTTGAAACTAACCACATGTTAGACTGTACTTTTGGTTTTTGTTCGTAAGTTTATAAACAACCACcaaaatatatgttgatgacatctAAAATATCTAGTATATTATTAACTGGAACTGAAATACTTATATAACTTCTTTATGGTATGTTCAATTTCATATTACAGGAATCCTAATTTAATTTTCGTTAAATTATTAATCTAAGTAGTGATTAACTTCATCGAGAAAAATGTTACCTAACACATGTTAATGAATTAGAAAACCGTCTAAAGTAAATTTTTGTATCggaaataaatgtttaatattgaTTATCCGTATCTATAAATAGGGTTCTCATCGTTTATTCCAATaacatcataaatttaaaaactattttgttattACTAACTTGAGAAAATTCAACAGTAAATCCTCATATAACAAATAATCATGGTCAAGTTTAACGTAATTATGGTGTCTTTTGTTATCCTAGTTGTGGCGGGTACATGTATTCCTTCATTAGCTGTAGAGGAAAATGAGCCAAAAAAGTTATGGGATCAATGTATTGTTAAAATCAGTCCAAAGTGTGCGCTCCAtatcatttctcaagtttttggaAATGGAGTTGCATCAGTTCCTTGTTGCCAGGAGCTTGTTCAAGAAGGAAAAGAGTGTTATGACAAACTTGTCGCAGACAGACCTAGTTTGATCGGAAATGAATCGAAATATTTACAGAAAAGAGATGAAGTATGGGCTCACTGTGAGTCTGTTTCAAAAGGGTTATCACCGGCTTAATTATATTCTGACATAATTATATGTGGATTTTTGAttaaagtatatttattttcatacaacttgaaaataaaatcatttatatatgtgtgtcctatttaaatattttccttcttttggttctttttcgcttttacaatattttattaagaccccaaaaatatcaaaacaaacttACTGCATTTAAAATATCACTTGCAACAGGTTGCACAacgtttatatattaatattttggagtttaaaaaaattacatatgtttttttatttaaattatttaaatacaatttgaaatataattaagaaaaatagcAAATACAAAAGTAGCCGCACCTCAAAACAGTGGCATGAATAATTTCTAATAAGacgatttttaatttaaagaactcattctaaaaatatatattcattcattAATTTACTTAAGTATATGTAttctatttatatgtttaatatagaACACATAAATGTTCTTGGGAagtatatatagtaattaaacTATTATGTAAGTTATAAACCGATAAAATCAAATATCGCaagcttagatttttttttaaaaactcccaagtcaaaatttgaaaattagttttcatttttttaataaaatattatttgctaTACATAGTTTACATATTGTTTTATGTGTAAAGAATTGAAATTCGTagattagttttgaaaattgaGTCATGTTTAATTCATAACCATCTCTGCATgaacatttataaaatgaaaaaaaaaaattattctcaaGCATCCTATAtcacagaaaaagaaaacaaataatgtgAAAATCATTAGTTTAACTTCATAGTGATATATGTTGATATAtactcaaattttaatattacaatcATTTTTGAAACTAACCACATGTTAGACTGTACTTTTGGTTTTTGTTCGTAAGTTTATAAACAACCACcaaaatatatgttgatgacatctAAAATATCTAGTATATTATTAACTGGAACTGAAATACTTATATAACTTCTTTATGGTATGTTCAATTTCATATTACAGGAATCCTAATTTAATTGTCGTTAAATTATTAATCTAAGTAGTGATTAACTTCATCGAGAAAAATGTTACCTAACACATGTTAATGAATTAGAAAACCGTCTAAAGTAAATTTTTGTATCggaaataaatgtttaatattgaTTATCCGTATCTATAAATAGGGTTCTCATCGTTTATTCCAATaacatcataaatttaaaaactattttgttattACTAACTTGAGAAAATTCAACAGTAAATCCTCATATAACAAATAATCATGGTCAAGTTTAACGTAATTATGGTGTCTTTTGTTATCCTAGTTGTGGCGGGTACATGTATTCCTTCATTAGCTGTAGAGGAAAATGAGCCAAAAAAGTTATGGGATCAATGTATTGTTAAAATCAGTCCAAAGTGTGCGCTCCAtatcatttctcaagtttttggaAATGGAGTTGCATCAGTTCCTTGTTGCCAGGAGCTTGTTCAAGAAGGAAAAGAGTGTTATGACAAACTTGTCAAATATATCGCAGACAGACCTAGTTTGATCGGAAATGAATCGAAATATTTACAGAAAAGAGATGAAGTATGGGCTCACTGTGAGTCTGTTTCAAAAGGGTTATCACCGGCTTAATTATATTCTGACATAATTATATGTGGATTTTTGAttaaagtatatttattttcatacaacttgaaaataaaatcatttatatatgtgtgtcctatttaaatattttccttcttttggttcttgttcgcttttacaatattttattaagaccccaaaaatatcaaaacaaacttACTGCATTTAAAATATCACTTGCAACAGGTTGCACAacgtttatatattaatattttggagtttaaaaaaattacatatgtttttttatttaaattatttaaatacaatttgaaatataattaagaaaaatagcAAATACAAAAGTAGCCGCACCTCAAAACAGTGGCATGAATAATTTCTAATAAGacgatttttaatttaaagaactcattctaaaaatatatattcattcattAATTTACTTAAGTATATGTAttctatttatatgtttaatatagaACACATAAATGTTCTTGGGAagtatatatagtaattaaacTATTATGTAAGTTATAAACCGATAAAATCAAATATCGCAagcttagatttttttaaaaaaactcccaagtcaaaatttgaaaattagttttcatttttttaataaaatattatttgctaTACATAGTTTACATATTGTTTTATGTGTAAAGAATTGAAATTCGTagattagttttgaaaattgaGTCATGTTTAATTCATAACCATCTCTGCATgaacatttataaaatgaaaaaaaaaattattctcaaGCATCCTATAtcacagaaaaagaaaacaaataatgtgAAAATCATTAGTTTAACTTCATAGTGATATATGTTGATATAtactcaaattttaatattacaatcATTTTTGAAACTAACCACATGTTAGACTGTACTTTTGGTTTTTGTTCGTAAGTTTATAAACAACCACcaaaatatatgttgatgacatctaaaatatctagtattttattaacTGGAACTGAAATACTTATATAACTTCTTTATGGTATGTTCAATTTCATATTACAGGAATCCTAATTTAATTGTCGTTAAATTATTAATCTAAGTAGTGATTAACTTCATCGAGAAAAATGTTACCTAACACATGTTAATGAATTAGAAAACCGTCTAAAGTAAATTTTTGTATCGgcaataaatgtttaatattgaTTATCCGTATCTATAAATAGGGTTCTCATCGTTTATTCCAATaacatcataaatttaaaaactattttgttattACTAACTTGAGAAAATTCAACAGTAAATCCTCATATAACAAATAATCATGGTCAAGTTTAACGTAATTATGGTGTCTTTTGTTATCCTAGTTGTGGCGGGTACATGTATTCCTTCATTAGCTGTAGAGGAAAATGAGCCAAAAAAGTTATGGGATCAATGTATTGTTAAAATCAGTCCAAAGTGTGCGCTCCAtatcatttctcaagtttttggaAATGGAGTTGCATCAGTTCCTTGTTGCCAGGAGCTTGTTCAAGAAGGAAAAGAGTGTTATGACAAACTTGTCAAATATATCGCAGACAGACCTAGTTTGATCGGAAATGAATCGAAATATTTACAGAAAAGAGATGAAGTATGGGCTCACTGTGAGTCTGTTTCAAAAGGGTTATCACCGGCTTAATTATATTCTGACATAATTATATGTGGATTTTTAttaaagtatatttattttcatacaacttgaaaataaaatcatttatatatgtgtgtcctatttaaatattttccttcttttggttcttgttcgcttttacaatattttattaagaccccaaaaatatcaaaacaaacttACTGCATTTAAAATATCACTTGCAACAGGTTGCACAacgtttatatattaatattttggagtttaaaaaaattacatatgtttttttatttagattatttaaatacaatttgaaatataattaagaaaaatagcAAATACAAAAGTAGCCGCACCTCAAAACAGTGGCATGAATAATTTCTAATAAGacgatttttaatttaaagaactcattctaaaaatatatattcattcattAATTTACTTAAGTATATGTAttctatttatatgtttaatatagaACACATAAATGTTCTTGGGAagtatatatagtaattaaacTATTATGTAAGTTATAAACCGATAAAATCAAATATCGCaagcttagattttttttaaaaaactcccaagtcaaaatttgaaaattagttttcatttttttaataaaatattatttgctaTACATAGTTTACATATTGTTTTATGTGTAAAGAATTGAAATTCGTagattagttttgaaaattgaGTCATGTTTAATTCATAACCATCTCTGCATGAACATTTATAAAatgggaaaaaaaattattctcaaGCATCCTATAtcacagaaaaagaaaacaaataatgtgAAAATCATTAGTTTAACTTCATAGTGATATATGTTGATATAtactcaaattttaatattacaatcATTTTTGAAACTAACCACATGTTAGACTGTACTTTTGGTTTTTGTTCGTAAGTTTATAAACAACCACcaaaatatatgttgatgacatctaaaatatctagtattttattaacTGGAACTGAAATACTTATATAACTTCTTTATGGTATGTTcaatttcatataatttattaatcttAATAGTGATTAACTTCATCGAGAAAAATGTTACCTAACACATGTTAATGAATTAGAAAACCGTCTAAAGTAAATTTTTGTATCGgcaataaatgtttaatattgaTTATCCGTATCTATAAATAGGGTTCTCATCGTTTATTCCAATaacatcataaatttaaaaactattttgttattACTAACTTGAGAAAATTCAACAGTAAATCCTCATATAACAAATAATCATGGTCAAGTTTAACGTAATTATGGTGTCTTTTGTTATCCTAGTTGTGGCGGGTACATGTATTCCTTCATTAGCTGTAGAGGAAAATGAGCCAAAAAAGTTATGGGATCAATGTATTGTTAAAATCAGTCCAAAGTGTGCGCTCCAtatcatttctcaagtttttggaAATGGAGTTGCATCAGTTCCTTGTTGCCAGGAGCTTGTTCAAGAAGGAAAAGAGTGTTATGACAAACTTGTCAAATATATCGCAGACAGACCTAGTTTGATCGGAAATGAATCGAAATATTTACAGAAAAGAGATGAAGTATGGGCTCACTGTGAGTCTGTTTCAAAAGGGTTATCACCGGCTTAATTATATTCTGACATAATTATATGTGGATTTTTGAttaaagtatatttattttcatacaacttgaaaataaaatcatttatatatgtgtgtcctatttaaatattttccttcttttggttcttgttcgcttttacaatattttattaagaccccaaaaatatcaaaacaaacttACTGCATTTAAAATATCACTTGCAACAGGTTGCACAacgtttatatattaatattttggagtttaaaaaattacatatgttttttatttagattatttaaatacaatttgaaatataattaagaaaaatagcAAATACAAAAGTAGCCGCACC
This genomic interval from Raphanus sativus cultivar WK10039 unplaced genomic scaffold, ASM80110v3 Scaffold1303, whole genome shotgun sequence contains the following:
- the LOC130504016 gene encoding uncharacterized protein LOC130504016, which translates into the protein MVSFVILVVAGTCIPSLAVEENEPKKLWDQCIVKISPKCALHIISQVFGNGVASVPCCQELVQEGKECYDKLVADRPSLIGNESKYLQKRDEVWAHCESVSKGLSPA